ACCACCACGTACTCGAGGCCGAGGCGGTCGAACAGCTTGGTGTAGGCGTCGCGGTGCGCCTGGTAGGAGCGCTCCAGGCCCTCGTCGTCGAGGTCGAAGGAGTAGGAGTCCTTCATCACGAACTCGCGGCCGCGCAGGATGCCGGCGCGGGGGCGCGCTTCGTCGCGGTACTTCGTCTGGATCTGGTACAGCGTGACCGGGTAGTCCTTGTACGAGCTGTACTCGCCCTTCACGGTGAGCGCGAAGAGCTCCTCGTGCGTCGGGCCGAGCAGGTAGTCGGCACCCCGGCGGTCCTTGAGGCGGAAGAGGTTGTCGCCGTACTCGGTCCAGCGCCCGGTGGCCTCGTAGGGCTCGCGCGGCAGCAGCGCGGGGAACTGGATCTCCTGCGCGCCGATCGCGTTCATCTCCTCGCGCACGACCTGCTCGACGCGGCGGAGCACCCGCAGGCCCAGCGGCAGCCACGAGTAACCACCCGGGGCGACCCGGCGGACGTAGCCGGCACGCACCAGCAGCCGGTGGCTGGGTACCTCGGCGTCCGCCGGATCCTCGCGCAAGGTGCGGAGGAACAACGACGACATCCTGGTGATCACGGTGGACTCCCTGCGCTGAGCGGCTGTGAGCGGGGGTTGACCGACACAGCGTAGTCAACCGCCGTCCGGGCACTCCACCCGGTTATCGCGTGGTCGGCGTTTTGTCGGTGCCCCGCGCTAGCGTCGCCGCCATGGCACTCGAACTGGGCATGATCACCATCGACTGCGCGGACCCCCGGGTCCTCGCGGACTTCTGGACGCAGGCGCTCGGCGTCGCGGTCGAAGCGGACTACGGACCCTTCGTGATGCTCGCGCGCCCCGGCGGCGGCGGGCCCGCGCTGGCGTTCCAGCAGGTCCCCGAGCCGCGCACGGTGAAGAACCGCGTGCACATCGACTTCTCCGCGCCCGACCGCGAGGCGGAGGTGAAACGCCTGGTCGGGCTGGGTGCGAGCGAGCAGGAGCGGCACGCGCAGCCGGGCATCGAGTGGACGGTGCTGGCCGATCCGGAGGGCAACGTGTTCTGCGTGGCGCAGGCGGGCGCGCACTGAGCCGGCGGCGCTAGGTTGGCGGGCATGAGCGCGCGAGTTCTCCTGCCCTGGACCGACATCGAGCTGCCCGGCGGGCTGGCCGCCGCGTACTACGACGGCGTGACCCTGCCCGGCGACGACCTGTCCGGCGTGGAGTTCTACGTGCTGCCCTACGACGCGGGGACTGAGCCGCCGAAGCTGATCGGGAAGCTGCCTTCGCTGCGCGCGGTGCAGGCGCTGTCGGCCGGGGTCGAGGCGCTGGTGCCGCTGGTGCCCGAGGGCGTCGCGCTGGCCAACGGCCGGGGTCTGCACGACCTCAGCGTGGCCGAGCACGCGCTGGCGCTGATCCACGCGGCGCAGCGGGACCTGCCGCGGTGGTTCGCGCAGCAGGCCACCGGGTCGTGGGAGCGCGAGCACACGCGTTCGCTTGCCGACAGCCGGGTGCTGCTCGTGGGCTACGGCTCCATCGGTCACGCGATCGAGCGGCAGCTGCTGGCGGCCGAGGCGGTGGTCACGCGGGTGGCGAGCCACGCGCGTGAAGGCGTGCACGGGATCGCCGAGCTGCCGGGGCTGCTGCCCTCGGCCGACATCGTGGTCTTGATCCTGCCCGAAACCGAGGCCACGAAGGGCCTGATGGGTGCCCGTGAGCTCGCGTTGCTGCCCGAGGGCGCGCTGGTCGTGAACGTCGGGCGCGGCTCCGCGATCGACACCGCCGCGCTGCTCGCCGAGACGACCACCGGCCGGCTGCGGGCCGCCCTCGACGTCGTGGACCCCGAGCCGCTGCCGGCCGACCATCCACTGTGGAGGGTGCCGTGCGTGGTGATCACGCCGCACGTCGCCGGCGGGTCGGCGTCGTTCTACCCGCGCGCGAAGAAGCTGGTGGCCGAGCAGCTGCGCCGCTTCGTGACCGGGGAACCACTGCTGAACCGTGTTGAGTGAGGCTGTCGAATAGGGCTTCAGATCGGCAGCACGTGGCCGTAGTAGGTGTCGGCGACCTCGTAGCCGCAGCGTTCGTAGATGCCGACGGCGCTGTAGGCGTTGTCGGTGTCCACGGACAGGGCCGAGCGCTCGAACCCGGCGCCACGGGCGTGGGCCAGCGTGTGGCCCAGCAGCGCCGTCGCCACACCACGGCCGCGCAGCTCCGACAGGGTGCCGACGTAGTCCACGTACAGCTCGCGCACGCCGGTGCCCGCGAAGTCGGCCGGGTGAAACGCGCTGAGCACGAACCCGACCACCGCGTCGTGTGCGGGAGTCAGAAGCAGGAACGACAGGTCGCCACGGAAGTCCTTCGCGCCCGTGATGCGGTGGCGCCAGGCTTCGGGTGACAGCTCGGCGCTGCCCCAATGGCCGGAGAAGGTCGCGTTGCGGGCCACCCGGGTGAGGTCGTCGTAGCGCTCGTCGAACGCGACCACCTCGTACTCGGCCGGCAGCGGCCGCGCGGGCGGCAACGAGCGCAGGTCGGCGCGCATCTCGACGAACGACCGCGCGCGCCGGAACCCGGCCCGGGCCAGCGCGTCGAGGTACCAGTGCTCGTTCTCGTGCGCGCCCGCGTGCAGCTCCAGCGGCGCGTCGGGGAAGGCGCGCTCGTGCACGCGCTTGCCGGCGTCGAGAAACCAGGGGGTGAGGTGCGCGGCGACCTCGGCCGTGCGGAACTCGGGGTGCGTCATCGCCTCGACGCGCGGCATGTGCACCGGGTCGGCGGCGTCGCGGCGGCGGATGGCCGCGTAGCTCACGAGGCGGTCGCCGGCCCACGCGCCGGTGCTGGCCAGCGCGAGGTCGAGGTCGGGCCCCTGCATCTCCTCGCGCAGGTCGGCGGCGGTGTAGTGCTCGCCGGTGCGGTCCACCTCCTCGGCGGCCGCGAACACGGTCGCGAGCTGCTCCGCGTCGCCGAGGGTGAGCGGGCGCCAGGTGAGCTCCATGACGTCAGCGTAGGCGGGCGCTGACGGGCGCCGCACCCCGATTACCCTCGTCGTGTGCTGGTGCTCCTCCCTCCTTCCGAGACCAAGGCCGACGGCGGCAAGGGCGCGCCGCTCGACCTCGAGACGCTGTCGTTCCCCGAGCTCAACCCCGTGCGGGCCAAGCTCGCCGACGCGCTCGTCGAGCTCGCGCAGGACGTTCCCGCGAGCCTCGCCGCGCTCGGCATCTCCGAGCGCCAGAGCCACGAGGTCGCGCGCAACGGGAGCCTGTGGACCTCGCCGACGCTGCCCGCGTTGCGCCGCTACACCGGCGTGCTCTACGACGCCCTCGACATCGGCAGCTTCACCCGCGCCGGCCTGGAGAAGGCCCACCGCCGCCTGGCCGTCACGTCTTCGCTGTTCGGGGTGGTCTCGGCCACCGACCCGATCCCCGCGTACCGCCTCTCGGGCGGCAACAGCGTGCCCGCGCTCGGCACCGTGCGCAGCCTGTGGAAGCCGGCGCTGGAGCCAGTGCTGCAGGACATCGAAGGGCTCATCGTCGACCTGCGCTCCGGCACGTACTCGGCGTTCGCGAAGCTGCGCCCCGGCGCGGTGACCGTGCGCGTGGTCACGGAGGACGCCGCCGGCAACCGCACGACCGTGAGCCACTTCAACAAGGCCTACAAGGGCCGGCTCGCCGCCGTGCTCGCGACCTCGCGCACCGAACCGTCCACTGTGGACGAGCTGGTGAAGGTGATCACCAAGGCCGGTCTCACGGTGGAGCGCACCGGCGAGCACGCCCTGGAACTGCTCACCGACGACTGAGCCCGAGTACTGAGCTTCAGCCGAACCGCGAAGGCGAGCACGCCGTCAGCAGATCCGCCGGCAGGTCTTCGCCGAGGACGAGTGCGGCGATGAGCTTGCCCGCGTACGGCGCCAGCGTCAGGCCGGCCGGCCCGAAGCCCGTGGCCAGGAACAACCCGGGCGCGGCCTGGCCCAGCAACGGCAGCGTGTCCGGCGTCGCGGGGCGGAAGCCGACGCGGGTCTCGGCGAGCGTCGCGTCGGCCAGGCCCGGCGCGACGGCCAGCGCCTGGTCCAGCACCTCGCGCTGGCCGGCGGCCGTGACGCGGTAGTCGAAGCCGGAGTCCGTCTCGCGCGTCGCGCCCGCCACGACGCGGCCGCCCGCGAACGACAGCAGGTAGTGGCTCGACCGCGGCAGCACCACGGGCCACGCGGACGTGTCGGTGTCCGGCAGGTCGAAGTGGCTGATCTGCCCGCGCTGCGGCGCCACCGGCACCGTGATCCCGAGCGGTTCGGCCAGCGCCGCGGACCACGCGCCCGCGGCGAGCACCACGGCGTCGCCGGTCAGCTCCTCGTCCCCCGCGCGCACGCGCGAACCGGACAGAAAGGTTGCCTCCGCCGACACGAACCGCGCGCCCCGCTGCTCCGCGGCGGCCACGAGCGCCGCCCGCATCACGCGGCCGTCGACACGGCCGGCGCCGGACAAGTGCACGGCGGACAGCTCGGGCGCCAACGGCGGGAAGAGCTCGCGCGCCTGCGCCGGGTCCAGCCTTTGCACCTCGCCGGCCCCGGGGGCGTCCGCGACGCGCTCGACCAGCCGCCCGTGGGCTTCGTCGAGCTCGGCCGGGTCCGCCGAGACGACCATCCCGCCGACGACCTCGAACGACGAGTCGTGCCCCTGCTCGCGCAACGCCGCGGCCAGCTCCGGGTAGTACGCCCCGGCGGCGGCCGCGAGCGGGTAGATCGTGTTGTCCCACCGCGAGGTCCAGGGGCTCACGATCCCGGCGCCGGCCTCCGTCGCGACGCCGGGCAGCCCGCCGTCCACCACCACGACGTCGGCCCCGCTGCTCGCGAGGTGGTAGGCCGTGGCTGCTCCGGCGATCCCGCCGCCGATCACGATCACACGCATGTCTTCACCCTGCCCGCACTTCGCCGCGCCGTCGAGCGAGCACCGCCATCGCCGCGTTGTGCCCGGGGATCCCGCTCACGCCGCCGCCGCGAACGGCACCGGCCCCACAGAGCAGCACCCGCTCGTGTGAGGTCTCGACACCCCACTTCCCCGCGTCGGCCGGATCTTCGGCGAAGGGCCAGGACAGGTCGCGGTGGAAGATGTGCCCGCGCGGCAGCCCGAGCTCGGCCTCCAGGTCCAGCGGTGTCTTCGCCTCCACGCACGGGTTGCCCGCCGCATCGCGCAGCAGGCAGCTCTCGATCGGCTCGGCGAGCACGCTGTCCAGCGAGGCGATCGTGGCGCGCAACGCCTCGGCCCGCGCCCGCTCGTTGTCGGCCTCGAACAGCCGCGCCGGCATGTGCAGGCCGAACAACGTCAGCGTCTGCACGCCCGCCGCGCGCTCGGCCGGGCCGAGGATCGACGGGTCGGTGAGCGAGTGGCAGTAGATCTCGCACGGCGGCAGCGTCGGGATCCGGCCCGCCGCGGCCTCGGCGTACGCGGTCTCGAGCTGCGAGTAGGTCTCGTTCACGTGGAAGGTGCCGCCGAACGCGTCGCGCGGGTCCACGGCCGCGTCGCGCAGGCAGGGCAGCCGCGAGAGGACCATGTTCACCTTGAGCTGCGCGCCTTCCGGGCGCGGGCCGGGCACCGCCTCGCCGAGCAGCCGCGCGAGCGTGGCGGGGGCGACGTTGGCGAGCACGTGAGAACCGACGGCCACGCGCTCGGTGCCGTCGAGGGTGTAGCGCACCTCGCCGTCGGGCGACACCGACCGCACCTCGGCGCCCGTGACGAGCGTGGCCCCGGCGCGGCGGGCTGCGTCGGCGAGCGCGCCGGTCACCGCGCCCATCCCGCCGACGGGCACGTCCCAGTCGCCGGTGCCGTTGCCGATCAGGTGGTAGAGCAGGCAGCGGTTCTGCCGCAGGTCCTCGTCGCCGGCGCCGGCGAAGGTGCCGATGAGCGCGTCGGTGAGCACCACGCCGCGCACGGTGTCGTCGTCGAACCGCCCGGTGAGCGTCTCGGCGATCGGCCGTTCGAACAACGTGGCCCACACTTCGTCGTCGCCGATGCGGGCTTTGAGGTCTTCCCGGCTCGGCAACGGTTCGGTGAGCGTGTCGAACGTCGCGGCCGCCACCCGGCCCGCCTGCGCGTAGAACTCGCGCCACGCGTCGAAGTC
The sequence above is a segment of the Amycolatopsis sp. 2-15 genome. Coding sequences within it:
- a CDS encoding VOC family protein — its product is MALELGMITIDCADPRVLADFWTQALGVAVEADYGPFVMLARPGGGGPALAFQQVPEPRTVKNRVHIDFSAPDREAEVKRLVGLGASEQERHAQPGIEWTVLADPEGNVFCVAQAGAH
- a CDS encoding 2-hydroxyacid dehydrogenase, giving the protein MSARVLLPWTDIELPGGLAAAYYDGVTLPGDDLSGVEFYVLPYDAGTEPPKLIGKLPSLRAVQALSAGVEALVPLVPEGVALANGRGLHDLSVAEHALALIHAAQRDLPRWFAQQATGSWEREHTRSLADSRVLLVGYGSIGHAIERQLLAAEAVVTRVASHAREGVHGIAELPGLLPSADIVVLILPETEATKGLMGARELALLPEGALVVNVGRGSAIDTAALLAETTTGRLRAALDVVDPEPLPADHPLWRVPCVVITPHVAGGSASFYPRAKKLVAEQLRRFVTGEPLLNRVE
- a CDS encoding GNAT family N-acetyltransferase encodes the protein MELTWRPLTLGDAEQLATVFAAAEEVDRTGEHYTAADLREEMQGPDLDLALASTGAWAGDRLVSYAAIRRRDAADPVHMPRVEAMTHPEFRTAEVAAHLTPWFLDAGKRVHERAFPDAPLELHAGAHENEHWYLDALARAGFRRARSFVEMRADLRSLPPARPLPAEYEVVAFDERYDDLTRVARNATFSGHWGSAELSPEAWRHRITGAKDFRGDLSFLLLTPAHDAVVGFVLSAFHPADFAGTGVRELYVDYVGTLSELRGRGVATALLGHTLAHARGAGFERSALSVDTDNAYSAVGIYERCGYEVADTYYGHVLPI
- the yaaA gene encoding peroxide stress protein YaaA; the protein is MLVLLPPSETKADGGKGAPLDLETLSFPELNPVRAKLADALVELAQDVPASLAALGISERQSHEVARNGSLWTSPTLPALRRYTGVLYDALDIGSFTRAGLEKAHRRLAVTSSLFGVVSATDPIPAYRLSGGNSVPALGTVRSLWKPALEPVLQDIEGLIVDLRSGTYSAFAKLRPGAVTVRVVTEDAAGNRTTVSHFNKAYKGRLAAVLATSRTEPSTVDELVKVITKAGLTVERTGEHALELLTDD
- a CDS encoding NAD(P)/FAD-dependent oxidoreductase produces the protein MRVIVIGGGIAGAATAYHLASSGADVVVVDGGLPGVATEAGAGIVSPWTSRWDNTIYPLAAAAGAYYPELAAALREQGHDSSFEVVGGMVVSADPAELDEAHGRLVERVADAPGAGEVQRLDPAQARELFPPLAPELSAVHLSGAGRVDGRVMRAALVAAAEQRGARFVSAEATFLSGSRVRAGDEELTGDAVVLAAGAWSAALAEPLGITVPVAPQRGQISHFDLPDTDTSAWPVVLPRSSHYLLSFAGGRVVAGATRETDSGFDYRVTAAGQREVLDQALAVAPGLADATLAETRVGFRPATPDTLPLLGQAAPGLFLATGFGPAGLTLAPYAGKLIAALVLGEDLPADLLTACSPSRFG
- a CDS encoding phytoene desaturase family protein yields the protein MNGGGKYDAVIVGGGHNGLVAAAYLTRAGCSVLVLERRGEIGGAAVSFRAFDGVDVRLSRYSYLVSLLPRKIAADLGLNVELRRRRMSSYTPSGDTGLLVDTGDDARTAAAFRAVTGSTKDFDAWREFYAQAGRVAAATFDTLTEPLPSREDLKARIGDDEVWATLFERPIAETLTGRFDDDTVRGVVLTDALIGTFAGAGDEDLRQNRCLLYHLIGNGTGDWDVPVGGMGAVTGALADAARRAGATLVTGAEVRSVSPDGEVRYTLDGTERVAVGSHVLANVAPATLARLLGEAVPGPRPEGAQLKVNMVLSRLPCLRDAAVDPRDAFGGTFHVNETYSQLETAYAEAAAGRIPTLPPCEIYCHSLTDPSILGPAERAAGVQTLTLFGLHMPARLFEADNERARAEALRATIASLDSVLAEPIESCLLRDAAGNPCVEAKTPLDLEAELGLPRGHIFHRDLSWPFAEDPADAGKWGVETSHERVLLCGAGAVRGGGVSGIPGHNAAMAVLARRRGEVRAG